In Legionella spiritensis, the following proteins share a genomic window:
- a CDS encoding FAD-dependent oxidoreductase: MPQKTLPSKVIIVGAGASGLFAARQLEILAKQMDQEIEIVILERENHVGGKCYTYADVNIPDLKTEWGAALVAPNYGPVLDGMKEHNLKFEKVVPTNRKTLEISEILHHLPYREKIAAEMALGSEVKSFVRDYETYKDAVQNEKNVPQELKRPFYEYAQQRGMKYLPKLLKPFVPGFGYGALSRCPAYSVLEYMGKTTLIDIMLAESVLGQPSLLSIQGGFQLLMEKIAASLDVRLQAEITQIKREDNKVTVTYENNGSTFMEEGDALILATSPLHWPKLGMDLTELEQECVNSLEYYQYPVAVCKIKGLPPQQHFFPNALEEDQFGKIALITTRDNRDEPEGGRLCTLYVNLPPGNQEFKFDYEQIKKDILTIEGVTDIEFLEEKIWPDYMSTLPWELRLQLNAAQQDKDNITYFAGSYVLGGFEDVASVAGRAVNLVNKTWGQKTYEEDFSMKNVKRAWGFFTQPVYPAVDSEGSQHTPEPRSCCVIV; the protein is encoded by the coding sequence ATGCCTCAAAAAACGTTACCTTCCAAAGTCATCATAGTCGGAGCCGGCGCCAGCGGTTTGTTCGCCGCTCGCCAGCTTGAGATTCTTGCCAAACAAATGGATCAGGAAATAGAGATTGTAATTCTGGAGCGTGAGAATCATGTTGGCGGGAAATGTTACACATACGCCGATGTCAATATCCCTGATCTCAAAACCGAGTGGGGCGCCGCATTAGTGGCGCCAAATTATGGGCCGGTTCTGGATGGTATGAAAGAACATAATCTGAAATTTGAAAAAGTTGTTCCGACTAATCGAAAAACTCTTGAAATAAGTGAGATATTACATCATTTGCCTTATCGGGAAAAAATTGCGGCCGAAATGGCCCTGGGCTCGGAAGTAAAAAGTTTTGTCAGGGATTATGAGACGTATAAAGACGCCGTACAAAATGAAAAAAATGTACCGCAGGAATTGAAGCGTCCATTTTATGAATACGCACAACAACGAGGTATGAAGTATTTGCCCAAATTGTTAAAACCCTTCGTTCCGGGCTTTGGTTATGGCGCTTTATCCCGTTGCCCTGCCTATAGTGTGCTGGAATACATGGGCAAAACAACGTTAATCGACATTATGCTGGCTGAATCGGTGCTTGGGCAACCCAGCCTGTTATCCATTCAGGGCGGATTTCAGTTATTGATGGAAAAAATTGCCGCATCACTTGACGTTCGTCTGCAAGCGGAGATTACTCAAATCAAACGGGAAGATAATAAAGTAACTGTGACCTATGAAAATAATGGTTCTACGTTTATGGAAGAAGGTGATGCCTTGATTCTGGCAACGTCACCTCTTCATTGGCCAAAATTGGGTATGGATTTAACGGAGCTGGAACAGGAATGTGTTAATTCACTGGAATATTACCAATATCCGGTTGCTGTTTGTAAAATTAAAGGATTACCGCCTCAGCAACACTTTTTTCCCAATGCGCTTGAAGAGGATCAGTTCGGCAAAATAGCGCTTATTACAACCCGGGATAATCGTGATGAGCCGGAAGGCGGCCGTTTATGCACCCTCTATGTCAATCTTCCTCCCGGCAACCAGGAATTTAAATTTGATTATGAGCAGATTAAAAAAGATATCCTGACTATTGAGGGGGTGACAGATATTGAATTTCTGGAGGAAAAAATCTGGCCGGATTATATGTCCACATTGCCCTGGGAATTGCGTCTGCAGTTAAATGCAGCCCAGCAGGACAAGGATAACATAACTTATTTCGCTGGGTCCTATGTTCTGGGAGGTTTTGAAGACGTGGCATCGGTGGCTGGCAGAGCAGTGAATCTTGTCAATAAAACATGGGGCCAAAAGACGTATGAAGAAGATTTTTCCATGAAAAATGTCAAGCGAGCCTGGGGGTTTTTCACTCAACCGGTCTATCCGGCAGTGGATTCCGAGGGATCACAACATACTCCGGAACCCCGCAGTTGCTGTGTTATTGTTTAA
- a CDS encoding enoyl-ACP reductase FabI has translation MGFLKGKKALIVGLASNRSIAYGIAKAFHEQGAELAFTYQNEKLQSRVESMAAEFNSSLTFPCDVASDNDVRAVFDQLGKHWDKLDILIHSVAFAPADQISGDFVEAVNRQGFQIAHDISAYSLIALSKAALPMMIDSNGAILTLSYYGAEKAVPNYNVMGIAKASLEASVRYLAASLGSKGIRVNAISAGPIKTLAAAGIKDFRKMQTSYANTTPLKRNVSAEEVGNTAAFLCSDLASGITAEVVHVDAGYHAVAMTDLAE, from the coding sequence ATGGGATTTTTAAAGGGTAAAAAAGCGTTGATCGTGGGTCTGGCCAGTAATCGTTCCATTGCTTACGGCATCGCCAAAGCGTTCCACGAGCAGGGAGCCGAACTGGCATTCACTTATCAGAATGAGAAATTACAAAGTCGGGTGGAATCCATGGCCGCCGAATTTAATTCCAGCCTCACATTCCCCTGTGACGTTGCCAGTGACAACGACGTCCGGGCCGTGTTCGATCAGCTTGGCAAACATTGGGACAAACTTGATATTCTGATCCACTCCGTGGCTTTTGCACCTGCCGACCAGATCAGCGGCGATTTTGTTGAAGCCGTTAATCGCCAGGGATTTCAAATTGCCCATGATATCAGTGCCTACAGTCTGATTGCCCTGTCAAAAGCCGCACTGCCCATGATGATTGACAGCAACGGCGCTATTTTAACACTCAGTTATTATGGTGCGGAGAAAGCGGTACCTAATTACAATGTAATGGGTATTGCCAAGGCAAGCCTTGAGGCATCGGTTCGCTATCTGGCAGCCAGTCTTGGTTCGAAAGGTATTCGTGTCAATGCCATTTCAGCAGGCCCCATTAAAACACTGGCCGCAGCGGGTATTAAGGATTTCCGCAAAATGCAAACGTCCTACGCCAACACCACCCCGCTAAAACGCAATGTTTCCGCAGAAGAAGTAGGCAACACCGCCGCGTTTCTATGCTCGGATCTGGCTTCCGGCATTACTGCGGAAGTGGTTCATGTCGATGCCGGCTATCATGCCGTGGCCATGACCGATTTAGCGGAATAA
- the udk gene encoding uridine kinase, translating to MSKQAIIIGISGPSASGKSLLANTIVTELGSDQVVVISEDAYYKDNSHLPFVEREKINYDHPDAFDHALLCEHLKRLQQSESVDIPVYSHAKHIRLSETRKIGRHAIIVLEGILLFSDKALREIMDIRIFMSTPLDVCLTRRLKRDVVERQRSFESVVHQYETTVRPMYLQFIEPSSRYADIIVPRGGENRIAIDMIQAKMRELLALHQKD from the coding sequence ATGAGTAAACAAGCAATTATCATTGGAATTTCCGGCCCATCAGCTTCCGGAAAAAGTCTCCTGGCCAACACCATTGTCACCGAACTCGGTTCGGATCAGGTTGTCGTCATATCCGAAGACGCATATTACAAGGACAACAGTCACTTGCCCTTCGTTGAACGGGAAAAAATCAATTATGATCACCCCGATGCGTTTGATCATGCCTTGTTGTGTGAGCATTTGAAGCGCTTGCAGCAAAGCGAATCGGTAGACATTCCCGTTTATTCCCATGCCAAACATATACGGCTGTCGGAAACCCGCAAGATAGGAAGACACGCCATCATCGTACTGGAAGGTATTTTATTGTTCAGCGACAAGGCGTTGCGGGAAATTATGGATATTCGTATTTTCATGTCCACGCCGCTGGACGTCTGCCTGACTCGCCGTTTGAAACGCGATGTGGTGGAACGACAAAGATCTTTTGAGTCTGTTGTGCATCAATACGAAACTACGGTCCGCCCCATGTATTTGCAATTCATTGAACCATCGAGCCGCTATGCCGACATTATCGTGCCGAGAGGCGGGGAAAATCGTATTGCCATTGATATGATTCAAGCCAAAATGCGTGAATTACTTGCGCTTCATCAAAAAGATTAG
- a CDS encoding Smr/MutS family protein, whose translation MSSSENVMTDDGISKEDKALFRQAMKMVTPLHSKGEIAQSATKTASPARETTPVLPQQEPVARPAISLSSYYHEEVQPQTILSYASHGIPAKRFRELKAGQIRWQARLDLHGLTIETARETLPGFIVQQYEKAHRCVLIIHGKGSHHGEPPILKNLVNHWLRQIPVVLAFHSAQPRDGGTGALYVLLKRRRDNSRFID comes from the coding sequence ATGAGTTCGAGTGAAAACGTTATGACCGATGACGGCATATCCAAAGAAGACAAAGCCTTGTTTCGGCAGGCTATGAAAATGGTCACCCCGCTGCACAGCAAAGGGGAAATAGCCCAATCCGCCACTAAAACAGCGTCTCCTGCTCGTGAAACAACGCCGGTTTTACCACAACAAGAGCCTGTTGCCCGACCTGCCATCAGTTTATCGAGTTATTACCATGAAGAAGTCCAGCCGCAAACCATTCTGTCGTATGCAAGCCACGGCATCCCGGCCAAACGATTCCGGGAATTAAAAGCCGGCCAGATACGTTGGCAAGCCCGTCTGGATTTACACGGATTAACAATAGAGACAGCCAGAGAAACATTACCCGGATTTATTGTGCAGCAATATGAGAAAGCCCATCGCTGCGTACTGATTATCCATGGCAAAGGCAGCCATCATGGCGAACCCCCCATTCTAAAAAACCTGGTCAATCACTGGTTGCGGCAAATTCCGGTTGTCCTGGCCTTTCACAGTGCGCAACCACGCGACGGAGGCACCGGCGCTCTTTACGTCTTATTAAAACGCAGGCGGGACAATAGCCGTTTTATAGATTGA
- the prmB gene encoding 50S ribosomal protein L3 N(5)-glutamine methyltransferase produces MNDLMAGTSEFATIIDFIRYGLTQAHGHGLFFGHGTDNVRDDIYSLILGSLNLPPMCDPVLLHARLTQGEREKLYAQLVKRIVEKIPVPYLIRQAYFCGLPFYVDERVLIPRSPIAELIEQQFSPWIEADQVASVLDLCTGSGCIAIACCYAFPESSVDAVDLSQDALDVATINRDRHNLQGTLQLIQSDCWQNVPKVRYDIIVSNPPYVGDEEMRSLPSEYLHEPSMALRADNNGLAIVEKILAHAHHYLTDHGILVVEVGNSEDALVEAYPDLAFTWLEFENGGQGVFLLTRQQLQEYFDDKR; encoded by the coding sequence ATGAACGATTTGATGGCCGGCACAAGTGAGTTTGCCACGATTATCGATTTTATCCGTTACGGGTTAACCCAGGCTCATGGTCATGGTCTTTTTTTTGGTCACGGTACGGATAACGTACGGGATGACATCTATTCCCTGATTCTCGGCAGTTTAAATCTGCCGCCGATGTGTGATCCGGTTCTTTTGCACGCCCGATTGACCCAGGGCGAACGGGAAAAGTTGTATGCTCAACTTGTAAAGCGCATTGTTGAGAAAATTCCGGTTCCCTATTTAATCCGGCAGGCTTATTTTTGCGGTTTGCCGTTTTATGTCGATGAACGGGTTTTAATTCCGCGCTCGCCGATTGCCGAGTTAATCGAGCAGCAATTTTCGCCCTGGATAGAGGCGGATCAGGTGGCAAGCGTTCTGGATTTGTGTACTGGGAGCGGCTGCATTGCGATTGCCTGCTGTTACGCGTTTCCGGAGTCCTCGGTGGATGCGGTGGATTTGTCACAGGACGCTCTTGATGTAGCCACTATCAATCGTGATCGTCATAATCTACAGGGTACACTGCAATTGATTCAATCCGATTGCTGGCAGAATGTTCCCAAGGTACGATACGATATTATCGTATCCAATCCGCCTTACGTCGGCGATGAGGAAATGCGGAGTTTACCCTCCGAATACCTCCATGAACCGTCAATGGCTTTGCGAGCGGACAACAACGGCCTGGCTATTGTTGAAAAAATTCTTGCCCATGCCCATCATTATTTGACGGATCATGGTATTTTGGTTGTTGAAGTCGGTAACAGTGAGGACGCGTTGGTAGAAGCTTACCCGGATTTGGCGTTTACCTGGCTGGAATTTGAGAACGGCGGGCAGGGTGTTTTCCTGTTAACACGTCAGCAACTCCAGGAATATTTTGATGATAAAAGGTAA
- the aroC gene encoding chorismate synthase: MSGNTFGTLFTVTTFGESHGKALGCVVDGCPPGLPLDEQAIQPYLDKRKTGQSKYTSQRRESDQVEILSGVFEGLTTGTPIALLIQNQDQRSSDYEAIKDLFRPGHADFTYHHKYGHRDYRGGGRSSARETAARVAAGAIARLYLHHTLNIEIIGYLQQIGTLTVDFVDEKHINNNPFFCPNDTQIEALGDYIDQLRRQGDSAGARVGVIARNVPVGLGDPVFDRLDATLAHAMMSINAVKGVEIGAGFASVSQKGSEHRDEISRAGFLSNHAGGVLGGISTGQSIVVSMALKPTSSITKPGQTINSSGEEVTVVTKGRHDPCVGIRAVPIAEAMMALVIMDHYLRHKAQNQ; encoded by the coding sequence ATGAGCGGTAATACGTTTGGTACATTATTTACAGTCACGACGTTTGGGGAAAGCCATGGCAAAGCGTTAGGCTGTGTGGTTGACGGATGCCCGCCGGGACTACCCTTGGATGAGCAGGCGATCCAGCCTTATCTCGACAAACGAAAAACCGGGCAGTCCAAATACACCAGTCAACGGCGGGAATCGGATCAGGTCGAGATTTTGTCCGGTGTGTTTGAAGGGTTAACGACCGGAACGCCCATTGCCCTTTTGATTCAAAACCAGGATCAACGCAGTTCGGATTATGAGGCCATCAAGGATTTGTTTCGTCCCGGCCACGCCGATTTTACCTATCATCACAAATACGGCCACCGCGATTACCGTGGCGGCGGACGTTCGTCGGCGCGGGAAACGGCGGCGCGCGTGGCGGCCGGAGCCATTGCCCGTTTGTATCTGCATCATACCTTGAATATTGAAATTATCGGTTATTTGCAACAAATCGGCACCTTAACGGTTGATTTTGTTGATGAAAAACATATTAATAACAATCCGTTTTTCTGTCCCAATGATACCCAGATTGAAGCACTGGGTGATTACATTGATCAATTAAGACGGCAGGGTGATTCCGCCGGAGCCAGGGTGGGCGTTATTGCCCGTAATGTACCGGTTGGCCTCGGCGATCCGGTTTTTGACCGCCTGGATGCGACGCTGGCTCACGCCATGATGTCAATTAACGCGGTGAAAGGAGTGGAAATTGGAGCGGGATTCGCCTCCGTCAGTCAAAAAGGAAGCGAGCATCGTGATGAAATCAGCCGTGCAGGTTTTTTAAGCAATCACGCCGGCGGCGTTTTGGGCGGTATATCCACCGGCCAGAGTATTGTGGTAAGCATGGCCTTAAAGCCGACGTCCAGTATCACGAAGCCCGGACAAACGATAAACAGCAGTGGTGAGGAAGTGACGGTGGTGACCAAAGGCCGTCATGATCCCTGTGTAGGCATTCGCGCGGTTCCTATTGCCGAAGCCATGATGGCACTGGTTATTATGGACCATTATTTGCGCCACAAGGCGCAGAATCAATGA
- a CDS encoding aspartate-semialdehyde dehydrogenase, translated as MSRRLNVAIAGVTGAVGETFVKVLEERQFPVETLYPLASERSLDKTILFRNKKLAVTNLADFDFAKADIALFSAGGDMSRQYAPIAAQAGCVVVDNSSCFRYESDIPLVVPEVNAHRIAEYTNRGIIANPNCSTIQMVVALKPLHDAVGIKRINVVTYQAVSGTGKKAISELVNQIGELLNGRPVKTAVYPQQIAFNVLPHIDEFQDNGYTREEMKMVWETHKIMEDDSIFINPTTVRVPVLYGHSEAIHLEFKSPLSAEEARKLLGKAPGVKVVDNPAKLQYPTPITHAVGRDEVFVGRIRQDINDPCGLNLWVVADNIRKGAATNAVQIAEILQQEYL; from the coding sequence ATGAGTAGACGATTAAATGTGGCGATTGCCGGCGTTACCGGCGCGGTCGGTGAAACGTTTGTGAAGGTGCTTGAGGAAAGACAGTTTCCTGTCGAGACCCTTTATCCTCTGGCCAGTGAACGGTCGCTGGATAAAACCATCCTGTTTCGTAACAAAAAACTCGCAGTGACGAATCTGGCCGACTTTGATTTTGCAAAGGCTGATATCGCCCTGTTTTCAGCCGGCGGCGACATGTCGAGACAATACGCGCCCATAGCGGCACAAGCGGGTTGTGTGGTGGTGGATAACTCGTCTTGTTTTCGTTATGAATCCGATATTCCGCTGGTGGTTCCCGAAGTCAACGCACACCGTATCGCTGAGTACACCAATCGCGGCATTATTGCCAATCCCAATTGCTCAACCATTCAAATGGTTGTGGCTTTAAAACCCTTGCATGACGCGGTGGGCATCAAACGAATCAATGTCGTCACCTATCAGGCGGTATCCGGAACGGGTAAAAAAGCGATTAGCGAACTGGTCAATCAGATCGGCGAACTTTTAAACGGACGGCCGGTCAAAACGGCGGTGTATCCCCAGCAAATCGCGTTTAATGTCTTGCCTCATATTGATGAATTTCAGGATAACGGCTATACGCGCGAAGAAATGAAAATGGTGTGGGAAACCCACAAGATTATGGAAGACGACTCTATCTTTATCAATCCGACCACGGTCAGAGTACCGGTGTTGTATGGCCATTCGGAAGCGATTCATCTGGAGTTTAAATCACCCTTGTCAGCCGAAGAGGCTCGCAAACTGTTGGGCAAGGCTCCCGGAGTGAAAGTGGTGGACAATCCGGCCAAATTGCAATACCCCACGCCCATTACTCACGCCGTAGGCCGGGATGAAGTATTTGTGGGGCGGATCCGTCAGGATATCAATGATCCCTGTGGTTTGAATCTTTGGGTGGTGGCGGACAACATCCGCAAGGGTGCGGCAACCAACGCGGTGCAGATTGCTGAAATTCTGCAGCAGGAGTATTTATAA
- the ankH gene encoding Dot/Icm T4SS effector AnkH/LegA3, giving the protein MTIAKDIINGNMPDFDHYLRLGQSLDDIDEYGFTPLIECAITQELAIAEQLLARGVEINKPDVTGRTPLHWAVDNANLDLTRLLLHNGANPNAYTRTGLSVLVYPVLRGHDALKHLLYQYGAKLDFALDFIHGKQIGHRYELVGDVDIVNAEGEFIELDYEGFILEFTVAMLKDSLRRFTSSFSTRNMREYFPCLHQIMDAFDVAAELLKLQHPPQLNQQHHRQISTLLKSPMLILPAASRGHALCFVRYHQWWVKIDRGENSLKEGSVNIYHMTHPERFDLEFILEFLYKKQSRRYFHHVINQQLGLMPVAQIPISSQISGNCSWANVQATVAAAYAVQQLTNIEAFSYQEAITVYDHWVEWDKDRALDECLHRFYLADRVRKASFASMLGAVLFQACDHGNTHHIERAEKILTILTLPDYYYILQSYLDIYCVRRLTRKGNNLLKLLDDCGVNPNIGVTPIATGLHDGDTV; this is encoded by the coding sequence ATGACCATTGCCAAAGATATTATCAACGGAAATATGCCTGATTTTGATCATTATTTACGATTAGGGCAATCTCTGGATGATATCGATGAATATGGTTTTACACCGTTAATTGAATGTGCCATTACCCAGGAATTAGCGATTGCGGAACAGTTACTGGCACGCGGGGTTGAGATCAATAAACCCGATGTCACAGGGCGAACACCCCTGCACTGGGCGGTTGATAATGCCAATCTGGATTTGACCAGGCTGTTATTACACAACGGTGCGAATCCCAACGCCTATACTCGAACCGGCCTTTCCGTACTGGTGTATCCTGTATTGCGTGGGCATGACGCGTTAAAACATCTGCTTTATCAATACGGCGCCAAACTGGATTTTGCACTGGATTTTATTCATGGCAAGCAAATCGGCCACCGCTATGAACTGGTCGGAGATGTCGACATTGTGAATGCCGAGGGTGAATTTATTGAACTGGATTACGAAGGGTTTATCCTGGAATTTACCGTAGCCATGCTCAAGGATTCCCTGCGGCGCTTCACCAGCAGTTTTTCAACCCGAAACATGCGAGAGTATTTTCCCTGTCTGCATCAGATTATGGATGCCTTTGATGTCGCCGCTGAATTATTGAAATTGCAGCATCCGCCGCAATTAAATCAACAACACCATCGACAGATAAGCACGTTGTTAAAATCACCCATGCTCATTTTGCCTGCTGCCAGCCGAGGCCATGCTTTGTGCTTTGTGCGCTACCATCAGTGGTGGGTCAAGATAGATCGCGGAGAAAACAGTTTGAAGGAAGGCAGTGTTAATATTTATCACATGACCCATCCGGAACGTTTTGACCTGGAATTTATCCTTGAGTTTCTCTATAAAAAGCAGAGCAGGCGATATTTTCATCATGTGATTAACCAGCAGTTGGGTTTGATGCCTGTTGCCCAGATCCCCATTTCCTCCCAGATAAGCGGTAATTGCTCGTGGGCGAATGTGCAGGCGACTGTAGCCGCCGCCTATGCGGTACAGCAATTAACTAATATAGAAGCATTCTCTTACCAGGAAGCGATAACTGTCTATGATCACTGGGTAGAGTGGGACAAGGACAGGGCGCTCGATGAGTGCCTGCATCGTTTTTATCTGGCTGATCGGGTCCGCAAGGCGAGCTTTGCCTCCATGCTGGGGGCGGTACTTTTTCAAGCCTGTGATCATGGTAATACCCATCATATTGAACGGGCTGAAAAAATTTTAACAATCCTGACCTTGCCTGATTATTATTACATTTTGCAAAGTTACCTGGATATTTATTGCGTCAGGCGATTAACCCGCAAGGGAAATAATCTGCTTAAGCTGCTGGATGATTGCGGAGTGAATCCTAATATTGGCGTTACACCGATTGCTACCGGTTTACACGATGGCGATACGGTCTGA
- a CDS encoding Rne/Rng family ribonuclease: MKEKMLINATQTEEIRVALVENGRLYDLDIDYPSEVKKKGSIYKGVVTRREPSLDAVFVEYGAKRQGFLPLKEIAPEYFNKNPNEFGDNKPPITALIREGQELLIQVDKEERGNKGAALTTFITLAGCYLVLMPNNPNSGGISRRIEGDDRDELKEALNTLQVPEDMGLIIRTAGVGKNPDELQNDLDMLCNLWHAIRQAYATQLAPCLIHQEGDVIIRSIRDNLRKSVSEIIIDDQVSYVKAKQYIEQVKPDFLSNLKLYNSTIPLFNFYQIESQIELAYQREVLLPSGGALVIDRTEALVSIDINSAKSTGGSDIETTALNTNLEAADEIARQLRLRDLGGLVVIDFIDMSSSKNQRDVENRLKEALKADRARIQVGRISRFGLLEMSRQRLRLSLGETSQEVCPRCEGRGTVRNIQSHGLSIVRLIEEEALKEKTAEVHVQLPVEMATFIMNEKRDFILNIEKRHSVHILIIANPHLQSPQYHITRLKEENVGKNKKASYTLIQQPEVAVTRSPQDTVNVDEPAVKLFSAPSAPKTQTPSFIKRLWSSLFGDSTMSSASGSSSSRQEKPMRSHTPHTKHQHGSGEKRSHASSGQRRRRPSSGQSSQRSHQSSGSGSHGQRKKTHGSQQGAGKVLPMKSDNTKKKEPANRESSDN, translated from the coding sequence ATGAAAGAAAAAATGTTAATAAACGCAACGCAAACCGAAGAAATACGGGTTGCGCTGGTTGAAAACGGCCGTCTCTATGATCTGGATATTGATTATCCGTCCGAGGTCAAGAAGAAGGGCAGTATCTACAAAGGGGTTGTCACAAGACGGGAACCCAGTCTGGACGCGGTGTTCGTTGAGTACGGCGCCAAACGGCAAGGATTTTTACCATTAAAGGAAATCGCGCCCGAATATTTCAATAAAAATCCGAATGAGTTCGGCGATAATAAACCGCCCATCACCGCCCTGATTCGTGAAGGTCAGGAATTGCTTATTCAGGTTGATAAAGAAGAGCGCGGCAATAAAGGTGCGGCACTAACCACCTTCATTACCCTGGCAGGATGCTATCTGGTATTAATGCCTAACAACCCGAATTCGGGAGGGATCTCGCGCCGTATCGAGGGTGATGACCGCGACGAATTGAAAGAAGCCCTGAATACCTTGCAAGTACCCGAGGACATGGGCCTCATCATTCGCACGGCCGGCGTCGGGAAAAATCCGGATGAACTGCAAAACGATCTGGACATGCTCTGTAATCTCTGGCACGCCATTCGACAAGCTTACGCGACGCAATTGGCACCCTGTCTGATTCATCAGGAAGGTGATGTCATTATCCGTTCCATTCGTGACAATCTGCGTAAATCGGTTAGTGAAATCATCATCGATGATCAAGTCTCTTACGTCAAAGCCAAACAATACATAGAACAGGTTAAACCGGATTTTCTGTCTAACCTCAAACTCTACAACAGCACGATTCCGTTATTTAATTTTTACCAGATAGAAAGTCAGATTGAACTGGCTTATCAACGTGAAGTGCTTTTACCGTCGGGTGGCGCTCTGGTCATTGACCGGACCGAGGCTCTCGTTTCCATTGATATTAACTCCGCGAAATCGACCGGCGGCTCAGACATCGAAACCACCGCGTTAAACACAAATCTTGAAGCGGCCGATGAAATTGCCCGGCAGTTACGATTACGCGATTTGGGCGGCCTTGTCGTGATTGATTTCATTGATATGAGCTCCAGTAAAAATCAACGTGACGTTGAAAACCGCCTGAAAGAAGCCTTAAAAGCTGATCGTGCGCGTATTCAGGTAGGACGGATTTCCCGTTTTGGTTTGCTGGAAATGTCCCGTCAGCGTCTGAGACTGTCTCTTGGGGAAACGTCTCAGGAAGTTTGTCCACGCTGTGAAGGCCGGGGAACGGTACGCAATATTCAATCACACGGACTATCTATTGTTCGCCTGATTGAAGAAGAGGCTCTTAAGGAAAAAACCGCCGAGGTACACGTCCAATTACCCGTCGAAATGGCGACGTTCATCATGAATGAAAAACGCGATTTCATTTTAAACATTGAAAAGCGCCATAGCGTTCATATCCTGATTATTGCAAACCCGCACCTCCAATCCCCGCAATACCACATCACCCGTTTGAAAGAGGAAAATGTCGGTAAAAACAAAAAGGCGAGTTACACCCTGATTCAGCAACCGGAAGTGGCCGTCACACGCTCACCACAGGATACTGTTAACGTTGATGAACCGGCGGTCAAACTGTTCTCCGCCCCATCCGCGCCCAAAACGCAAACCCCCAGTTTTATCAAGCGACTATGGAGCAGTCTTTTCGGGGATTCAACCATGTCTTCCGCTTCCGGGAGTAGCAGCAGCCGGCAGGAAAAGCCAATGCGCAGCCACACGCCTCATACCAAACATCAGCATGGTAGCGGAGAAAAACGTTCGCATGCCTCATCAGGCCAGCGCCGACGACGACCCTCATCCGGTCAATCGTCACAACGGAGCCATCAATCCTCGGGAAGTGGCAGCCATGGCCAGCGCAAGAAAACGCATGGCAGCCAGCAAGGCGCAGGAAAAGTCCTGCCCATGAAGTCAGATAATACAAAAAAAAAAGAGCCAGCTAACAGAGAATCCAGTGACAACTGA